Proteins from a single region of Salvelinus sp. IW2-2015 linkage group LG4p, ASM291031v2, whole genome shotgun sequence:
- the LOC111957832 gene encoding potassium voltage-gated channel subfamily E member 4-like — protein MERSDNFTTSQLLPLQRANDASQTDKSNGNAYVYIFIVISFYGVFLVGIMLGYVRSKRREKRRSNVFRRLVHEEEQREWGARQKKHSITMPSFQVSLPFSAGSQGLYEGRVLSSPLACALCSIEQSSVSSLCSSADVRLAIEEESDSGTAEGPDETLKGSSLDDFAEIQILREEL, from the coding sequence ATGGAGAGGTCAGACAACTTTACAACGTCCCAACTTCTTCCCCTGCAGAGGGCTAATGACGCATCCCAAACTGACAAAAGCAACGGCAACGCATACGTGTACATTTTCATAGTAATCTCCTTTTATGGGGTCTTCCTCGTTGGTATAATGCTGGGCTACGTTCGCTCCAAAAGGCGGGAGAAGAGAAGGTCGAATGTTTTTAGGCGTCTGGTGCACGAGGAGGAGCAGCGGGAATGGGGCGCGCGGCAAAAGAAGCACAGCATCACCATGCCCTCGTTCCAGGTGTCGCTTCCCTTCTCCGCGGGGAGCCAGGGCCTCTATGAAGGAAGGGTCCTGAGCTCCCCTCTGGCCTGCGCCCTGTGCTCCATTGAGCAAAGCAGCGTCAGTTCACTGTGCTCCTCCGCCGACGTGCGCCTCGCCATCGAGGAGGAGTCGGACAGCGGTACGGCGGAGGGACCGGACGAGACCCTGAAGGGCAGCTCTCTCGACGACTTCGCGGAGATACAGATACTCCGAGAGGAACTGTGA